GAAGATGCACCTAATTCTTTAATTCCATCTAACATTTCAGGGAAATGATTCTTATGAATTAAAACATTTATCTGTGAAAAGCTTGAACCTTGATTTACAGTAGGTTCTGCACTGCAAAACTTATTTTCAACTAAATATTTTGAAACCTCATCAACATATTCATTTGCAATATTAAATTTAACATCAAAGTATTTCCTTGCAGTTACAGCACCTAATAACTGTTCATAAATCATTCTTGCTTTTTCCATCTTTTCTCCAGTGCAAGAAACACCAGCATATAAACCTGCTGATGAATGTAAAATAGTTTCAAGCTCTTTAAGTCCTGCTTTTCTTAGGCTACTGCCAGTTTGAGTATTATCTACAATTAAATCTGCACCTTTTGCAATATAAACTTCAGTAGCTCCGTCAGAATTAATTACTTGAACTTTTTCATTATCTCCATCTCTTAATCCTCTCACTTGTACAAATGGAACTGCATCTCCATAAATTTCTTGATATGCATCATTTTCCATAATATGTTTTCTAGTTAAGTTTGGATACTCTGTAAAACATAAAATTGGAGTTTTTCTATCTTTATTTGCTCTAAAAAAATCAGATAAATTGTCATATGGAGATTCTTTAGGAACAGCAACGATTAAACGAGTTTCACCATAATTTAAATCTCCAATTTTTACTATATCATTATCACTTAAAACAGATTCTTCTTTAACCCAATCTTCTCCAACAATGGAAATATCTACCATACCCCTATTTAATTCTACAGGAGTACTTTGAGGACGAGTTAGGTAAGCTTTTATCTCATCATCATTAAGAATATTAATTTCATATGATTCATTTCCAGGTTCATATCCCCTAACTTCATAACCTGCATCAACAAATAGTTGATAAGTATTTCCCCTATTTACATTATTTAAACTTCCCTTAGGTAAGCCAATTGTTATTTCTACCATAATATCTACCAAAATAATCAAAAAATGTTAAAAATTTAAGTTAAATAAATTTTCTAATATATTTAAATTAAATGAATTTTCTAATATATTTAAATTAAATGAATTTTCTAATATAATATTTAAAAATTAAATATATAAAACTATTCTTTATACATTAAAATATCTACAAATGCTAAGCTATTTATTCTTCTTCTTGATAGCTACCATTATACTCTCCAGAACCTTCTACTGGAAATACAACTGCTTGAGCTATCCTATCACCAGACTTAATCTTATAATCAAATTCACCATGATTATAAATCATAAACATTAAAGTTCCATAAAAACCAGGATCACCAACTGCTGTTTGAACAGAAATAAATGATCTAAGTAAAGTAGAACGTGGCAAATACAGCATCATATAACCTTTAGGAATTTT
The sequence above is drawn from the Methanobrevibacter olleyae genome and encodes:
- a CDS encoding dCTP deaminase, whose translation is MLGEIELKKLFSDFEDLVQPSGIDLELDEVFIQKSEGSLIDNDKNLPEIEALEGPIYTLKPHTAYLASIKRKVKIPKGYMMLYLPRSTLLRSFISVQTAVGDPGFYGTLMFMIYNHGEFDYKIKSGDRIAQAVVFPVEGSGEYNGSYQEEE
- the hisG gene encoding ATP phosphoribosyltransferase, with product MVEITIGLPKGSLNNVNRGNTYQLFVDAGYEVRGYEPGNESYEINILNDDEIKAYLTRPQSTPVELNRGMVDISIVGEDWVKEESVLSDNDIVKIGDLNYGETRLIVAVPKESPYDNLSDFFRANKDRKTPILCFTEYPNLTRKHIMENDAYQEIYGDAVPFVQVRGLRDGDNEKVQVINSDGATEVYIAKGADLIVDNTQTGSSLRKAGLKELETILHSSAGLYAGVSCTGEKMEKARMIYEQLLGAVTARKYFDVKFNIANEYVDEVSKYLVENKFCSAEPTVNQGSSFSQINVLIHKNHFPEMLDGIKELGASSIIRSDVKQYVI